The proteins below come from a single Stigmatopora argus isolate UIUO_Sarg chromosome 11, RoL_Sarg_1.0, whole genome shotgun sequence genomic window:
- the LOC144084505 gene encoding melanopsin-A-like, producing MSATGHHTLISLNSNGTLAWTTSTLPGSPLDAYRPSEQHTAAPDSPTVNMTSRSPHPFPTVDVPDHAHYTIGSVILAIGITGMVGNFLVIYAFSRSRSLRTPANMFIINLAVTDFLMCVTQAPVFFTSSMHKRWIFGEKACELYAFCGALFGICSMMTLTVIAIDRYFVITRPLTSIGVLSRKRALSVLAAAWAYSLAWSLPPFFGWSAYVPEGLLTSCTWDYVTFTPSVRAYTMLLFTFVFLLPLVVIVSCYVFIFKAVRRTNKTVSKMSGSGVLAHLSSRDSVKKFQRLQNEWKMAKIALIIILLYVVSWSPYSAVALTAFAGYADMLTPYMNSVPAVIAKASAIHNPIIYAITHPKYRVALAKYIPCLGTLLCVRPMDLRSASSSFASTRRSTVTSQSSEISSQFRRQSKSRLSSVSDSESVLTDTEADLPSSRPASRQVSSEIGRDTAEFPEIKTSSSFKAKMKNHDSGIFERTSFDTDISTIERGNLPNSTDSGDVHVSRNALSRIPSIVITSESSPFLPIGRAGSRSSRVKATYSSTKAGSG from the exons ATGAGTGCCACGGGCCACCACACCTTGATCTCCCTCAATAGCAACGGGACCCTCGCCTGGACCACCAGCACCCTCCCCGGCTCACCCCTGGACGCGTATCGACCCTCGGAGCAGCACACCGCCGCCCCCGACTCGCCGACG GTGAATATGACATCTCGATCCCCCCACCCGTTCCCTACCGTGGACGTTCCTGATCACGCCCACTACACCATCGGCTCTGTCATCCTAGCCATCGGCATCACAGGAATGGTCGGCAACTTCCTGGTCATCTACGCCTTTAGCAG GAGCCGCAGCCTGCGCACTCCGGCCAACATGTTCATCATTAACTTGGCTGTGACGGACTTTCTGATGTGTGTCACGCAGGCACCGGTCTTCTTCACTAGCAGCATGCATAAGAGGTGGATCTTTGGGGAAAAag CGTGTGAGCTGTACGCTTTCTGTGGCGCACTGTTTGGGATCTGCTCCATGATGACGCTGACAGTGATCGCCATAGACCGCTACTTCGTCATCACGCGGCCTCTCACCTCCATTGGTGTGTTGTCCCGGAAACGGGCACTGAGTGTCCTGGCGGCCGCGTGGGCCTACTCGCTGGCATGGAGCCTGCCACCATTCTTCGGATGGA GTGCGTATGTGCCAGAGGGCCTGCTGACGTCGTGCACATGGGACTACGTGACGTTCACACCATCAGTACGTGCATACACCATGCTTCTCTTCACGTTCGTCTTCTTACTGCCGCTGGTGGTCATCGTCTCATGCTACGTCTTTATCTTCAAGGCTGTGCGCCGTACCAACAA GACGGTAAGCAAGATGAGCGGCAGTGGGGTTCTGGCCCATCTGTCCTCTCGCGACTCAGTCAAGAAGTTCCAACGGCTGCAGAACGAGTGGAAGATGGCAAAGATCGCCTTGATCATCATCCTGCTTTACGTTGTCTCCTGGTCACCGTACTCTGCTGTAGCACTAACCGCCTTTGCCGG GTACGCCGACATGTTGACACCCTACATGAACTCTGTGCCCGCTGTCATCGCTAAGGCGTCCGCCATCCACAACCCTATCATCTATGCCATCACACACCCCAAGTACAG AGTGGCCTTGGCCAAGTACATCCCGTGCCTTGGAACGCTCCTGTGTGTGCGCCCTATGGACCTTCGTTCGGCCAGCAGCAGTTTCGCATCCACGCGGCGCTCCACTGTCACCAGTCAGAGCTCCGAAATCAGCTCGCAATTTAGGCGACAGAGCAAGAGTCGACTCTCTTCGGTCTCTGACAGCGAATCG GTTTTGACAGACACGGAGGCGGACTTGCCTAGTTCTCGCCCTGCCAGCCGCCAAGTGTCAAGCGAAATCGGGAGGGACACGGCAGAATTCCCCGAAATCAAAACCTCTTCTAGCTTCAAGGCAAAAATGAAGAATCACGACTCGGGGATCTTTGAGCGG ACATCTTTTGACACGGATATTTCTACAATTGAACGGGGCAACCTTCCAAAT AGTACTGACTCAGGCGACGTTCACGTGAGCAGAAACGCACTCAGTCGCATCCCGAGCATTGTCATTACCTCTGAGTCCAGTCCATTCCTCCCTATCGGACGCGCCGGCTCGCGATCCTCTCGTGTCAAGGCCACCTACAGCAGCACGAAGGCAGGCTCCGGTTGA